A region of Bombilactobacillus folatiphilus DNA encodes the following proteins:
- the dltA gene encoding D-alanine--poly(phosphoribitol) ligase subunit DltA has protein sequence MRYQLTNLLETLDQVAQNNADICYQDQDGSHSYQELYQSTQHLAAYLQSLELPSGQPLMVYGDQSFFTVVAMLACVKAGHAYIPVDAHSPNERLLQINEIAQPAAILAVVDLPVEVGVVTITLQQIQTALDSEQPPLDRDQMVHGDDNFYIIFTSGTTGVPKGVQISHNNLLSYVNWMVNDFYLPQKVRCLSQPPYSFDLSVMDLYPTLVLGGTLKAVSQEVTENFQKLFQVLPTLDLQEWVSTPSFVELCLLDKNFEQEHYPALKHFLFCGEELTNSTAQTLLKRFPQAQIFNTYGPTEACVAVTAIQITPQIVEKYARLPIGYPKADTKIQLVDAQGKISRDGELLISGPSVSKGYLNNPDKTAQAFVQQAGALAYRSGDLATMASDGKLFYRGRSDFQVKLHGYRIELEDIDQNLAALPQVDQAITVPRYDAHQKVSQLIAFVVLNQAVDNPSAKLKEELAQNVMSYMIPQRIEVRDNLPKTANGKIDRKALTAEVNHHA, from the coding sequence TTGCGTTATCAATTAACTAATTTACTGGAGACACTTGATCAAGTAGCACAGAACAATGCAGATATTTGTTATCAGGATCAAGACGGTTCACACTCATATCAAGAGTTGTATCAAAGTACGCAACATTTGGCTGCTTATTTGCAAAGTTTAGAGCTGCCTAGTGGTCAACCATTGATGGTTTACGGTGATCAGAGCTTTTTCACAGTTGTGGCGATGTTAGCTTGTGTGAAGGCGGGACACGCGTACATCCCAGTGGATGCCCATTCGCCGAATGAGCGTTTATTACAAATTAATGAAATTGCACAACCCGCGGCGATTTTAGCAGTGGTTGATTTGCCTGTAGAAGTCGGTGTCGTGACGATTACGTTGCAACAAATTCAAACGGCTTTGGACAGTGAACAACCACCGTTGGATCGTGACCAAATGGTTCACGGCGATGATAATTTTTATATTATTTTTACCTCGGGAACAACAGGTGTGCCTAAAGGGGTACAAATCAGTCATAATAATTTATTAAGCTACGTCAATTGGATGGTGAATGATTTTTACCTGCCGCAAAAGGTACGTTGTTTATCACAGCCACCATATTCGTTTGACTTATCAGTAATGGATTTGTATCCAACTTTAGTTTTAGGTGGCACTTTAAAAGCAGTGTCACAAGAAGTAACCGAAAATTTTCAAAAGTTATTTCAAGTTTTGCCAACTTTAGACTTGCAAGAATGGGTTTCAACACCATCATTTGTGGAACTATGTTTGTTGGATAAGAACTTTGAGCAAGAGCATTATCCAGCTTTAAAGCATTTTTTGTTTTGTGGTGAAGAATTAACGAATAGCACTGCCCAAACGTTGTTAAAACGGTTCCCCCAAGCCCAAATTTTTAATACCTATGGTCCTACCGAAGCTTGTGTGGCGGTGACGGCCATCCAAATTACCCCTCAAATTGTGGAAAAATACGCTCGCTTGCCAATTGGCTATCCCAAAGCAGATACGAAGATTCAATTGGTTGATGCACAGGGCAAGATTAGTCGTGATGGTGAATTGTTGATTAGTGGTCCCAGCGTCTCCAAGGGTTATTTGAATAATCCGGATAAGACAGCGCAAGCTTTTGTGCAACAAGCAGGAGCGTTGGCGTATCGTTCAGGCGATTTGGCGACGATGGCAAGTGACGGTAAGCTGTTTTATCGTGGGCGCAGTGATTTTCAGGTGAAGTTGCACGGTTATCGAATCGAATTGGAAGATATTGATCAAAATTTGGCAGCTTTGCCGCAAGTCGATCAGGCTATCACGGTGCCACGTTATGATGCCCATCAAAAAGTTAGTCAATTGATTGCGTTTGTTGTTTTGAACCAGGCTGTGGATAATCCGAGTGCGAAGCTCAAAGAAGAGTTAGCACAAAATGTGATGTCGTACATGATTCCCCAGCGAATTGAGGTTCGTGACAATCTACCCAAAACAGCGAATGGCAAGATTGATCGTAAAGCTTTAACGGCCGAGGTAAATCATCATGCCTAA
- a CDS encoding teichoic acid D-Ala incorporation-associated protein DltX yields the protein MFKKFWQHPAVKFIALTLLYFLIIMALVYLYSYSGINNSKFIYNEF from the coding sequence ATGTTCAAAAAATTTTGGCAGCATCCGGCAGTGAAGTTTATTGCACTAACTTTGCTGTACTTTCTAATCATTATGGCCTTGGTTTACTTGTATAGTTATTCAGGCATTAATAATAGTAAATTTATCTATAATGAGTTTTAG
- the trxA gene encoding thioredoxin, translating into MVDSVTDQDFEQETKNGLVLTDFWAAWCGPCKMQSPVIDKLSQDYDDVKFTKMDVDANPKVPEQFGIRAIPTLILKKDGQVVETLVGYQSEDQLKKVIAKHS; encoded by the coding sequence ATGGTAGATAGTGTAACCGATCAAGATTTTGAGCAGGAAACGAAAAATGGCTTAGTGTTAACCGATTTTTGGGCTGCATGGTGTGGTCCTTGCAAGATGCAGTCACCAGTGATTGATAAATTGTCGCAGGATTATGACGATGTCAAATTCACTAAAATGGATGTTGATGCGAATCCTAAGGTGCCAGAACAATTTGGGATTCGGGCAATTCCAACCTTAATTTTGAAAAAAGATGGTCAAGTTGTGGAAACTTTAGTTGGTTATCAAAGCGAAGATCAACTGAAAAAAGTTATTGCTAAACATTCTTAA
- the dltB gene encoding D-alanyl-lipoteichoic acid biosynthesis protein DltB, with amino-acid sequence MPNVQPYQNPQYFIWLLFALLPLMVGLYHGKRWRWYETLVSLVFLILIFDQDKLSQGIALICYTIIQVVIVAGYFHYRTKKDSPNQFWVFALAVFLSIIQVIVVKFTPLFCAGRDSIVAFLGISYLTFKTVGMLMEIRDGAIKEFSLSKFLHFLLFFPTLSSGPIDRYRRFTKDYEQVPDQSKYVELIGKGLHNIFLGFLYKFLLGYLFGTLWLPRLERLALMQRNGHFLGLSIYVIGVMYCYSMYLFFDFAGYSLFAVGTSYLMGIETPINFNKPFLAPNIKEFWNRWHMSLSFWFRDYIYMRFVFWAMKHKVLKSRVAMANIGYLLLFGLMGIWHGETWYYIVYGLFHACLIIGTDAWLRFKKKYRQSIPSNRWTKALGIFLTFNVVCFSFLIFSGFLDQLWFS; translated from the coding sequence ATGCCTAATGTGCAACCGTATCAAAATCCACAGTATTTTATTTGGCTGTTATTTGCGTTATTGCCGTTGATGGTGGGATTGTACCATGGCAAACGTTGGCGTTGGTATGAAACATTAGTTTCGTTAGTTTTTTTAATTTTGATTTTTGATCAAGACAAACTATCACAAGGAATTGCGCTAATCTGTTATACGATCATTCAAGTGGTGATTGTGGCGGGATATTTTCATTATCGCACTAAAAAAGATTCGCCCAATCAATTCTGGGTCTTTGCATTGGCTGTCTTTTTATCCATTATTCAAGTCATTGTTGTGAAATTTACGCCGCTATTTTGTGCGGGACGTGATTCGATTGTGGCCTTTTTAGGAATTAGTTATCTAACTTTTAAAACCGTCGGCATGTTGATGGAAATTCGCGATGGCGCTATTAAAGAGTTTAGCTTGAGTAAGTTTTTGCATTTTTTGTTGTTCTTTCCCACCTTGTCCTCAGGACCGATCGATCGTTATCGGCGTTTTACTAAGGATTACGAGCAAGTTCCTGATCAAAGCAAATATGTTGAATTAATCGGTAAGGGTCTGCACAATATCTTTTTAGGATTTTTGTATAAGTTTTTGTTAGGCTACCTTTTTGGTACTTTATGGTTGCCACGTCTGGAACGTTTGGCCTTGATGCAACGCAATGGGCACTTTTTAGGATTGTCCATTTATGTCATAGGTGTGATGTATTGTTATAGCATGTATTTATTCTTTGATTTTGCGGGTTATAGTTTGTTTGCTGTTGGGACGAGTTATTTGATGGGAATTGAAACCCCAATTAACTTTAACAAGCCGTTTTTGGCACCCAATATTAAGGAATTTTGGAATCGTTGGCACATGAGTTTGTCCTTTTGGTTCCGCGATTATATTTACATGCGCTTTGTCTTTTGGGCGATGAAGCATAAAGTCCTCAAAAGTCGCGTAGCTATGGCCAATATTGGTTATCTATTGCTGTTTGGTTTGATGGGTATTTGGCATGGTGAAACTTGGTATTATATTGTGTATGGATTATTCCATGCATGTTTGATTATTGGGACAGATGCGTGGTTACGCTTCAAAAAAAAGTACCGTCAAAGCATTCCCAGTAATCGGTGGACAAAAGCGTTAGGCATCTTTTTAACATTTAATGTCGTTTGTTTTAGTTTCTTAATTTTCTCAGGCTTTTTAGATCAATTATGGTTTAGTTAA
- the dltC gene encoding D-alanine--poly(phosphoribitol) ligase subunit DltC: MDVKTTVLDILADLTGTDSVKDNLDESLFDNGLLDSMATVQLLLELQQQLGIDVPVSELERSEWDTPNKVIAKVESLINE; this comes from the coding sequence ATGGACGTAAAAACAACAGTTTTGGATATTTTGGCAGATTTAACAGGTACAGATTCTGTGAAAGATAATTTAGATGAATCATTATTTGACAACGGTTTGTTAGATTCTATGGCAACGGTACAATTATTGTTAGAATTACAGCAACAATTGGGCATTGACGTACCAGTGTCTGAATTGGAACGCAGTGAATGGGATACACCGAATAAGGTGATTGCTAAAGTTGAAAGCTTAATCAATGAGTAA